One window of the Podospora pseudocomata strain CBS 415.72m chromosome 7, whole genome shotgun sequence genome contains the following:
- the ATG1 gene encoding Serine/threonine-protein kinase (EggNog:ENOG503NY72; COG:O; COG:T; COG:U), with protein sequence MADRQLSSASSSRRQKQPTDGAVGQFVIDKEIGKGSFAQVYSGRHKVTGALVAIKSVELSRLNKKLKENLYGEIKILKTLRHPHIVALHDCVESATHINLIMEYCELGDLSLFIKKREKLITHSATRDIARRYPIEHNQGLHEVITRHFLKQLASALKFLREGNFVHRDVKPQNLLLLPSPLFRETHQSAKQILSASYDSLMPAAGLPSLPMLKLADFGFARVLPSTSLAETLCGSPLYMAPEILRYERYDAKADLWSVGTVLYEMATGRPPFRAGNHVELLRKIEAAEDQVKFPRESVVSPELKSLVRALLKRNPVERISFADFFNHTVITGPIPNLHEDDLPKPEPQQVKETVRPEGSLSLSRRDSQRGKAATGVLSSPRPRPSSPLATPIEKPNPLEQVPGPRAGLSYSPAGDGLGITRRPAVQPSTSAPARPVMYVDRSRANSTASQRPPRESIVPDPSQTLASQPRPKSRPTKPLTEEEKAAQDVALERDYIFIDKKGVEVNALADQISMYPQSVPKSGQIVRRATQQGHPTSTTGAVSARNNHLRQGSYDKPLSSSPGSTTSAISKAIQDASLRLFGFNVAPHLLSKGQSPPQIYSPFPAYPTPSAPAGLISDGKHTTPVDEDSRVAQCIEDWATRSDVVYGFAEVKYKQLVPLAPSMDYGLGGVPADKMEEEDGLTLEATVSLSEEALVLYVKALSLLAKSMDIASLWWTRKSRSDNSNSIHSAARDSVNSQALALKINRVVQWIRSRFNEVLEKAEIVRLKLIEAQKQLPEDHPSHPSNHQTEVGSVTGAEGVILSPGISAEKLMYDRAVEMSRTAAINEIASEDLPGCEIFYSTAIRMLEAVLDSDDDHLPKRRISTSSRDEKAEAAVREDTSEMSSEDKQSIQKMIQMVKARLANLQKKMLAISRAQQQQQQDIISVRRRSGELAPRSVPV encoded by the exons ATGGCCGACAGACAGTTATCGTCcgcctcgtcgtcgaggcGGCAAAAACAGCCAACCGATGGTGCCGTCGGGCAGTTCGTCATCGACAAGGAGATTGGAAAGGGCAGCTTTGCCCAGGTCTATTCTGGCCGGCACAAG GTCACGGGCGCCCTGGTCGCCATCAAGTCCGTAGAGCTCAGTCGCTTGAACAAGAAACTAAAGGAAAACTTGTACGGCGAAATCAAGATCCTCAAGACGTTGCGCCACCCACATATCGTTGCCCTTCATGACTGTGTCGAGTCGGCCACGCACATCAACTTGATTATGGAATACTGCGAGCTTGGTGATCTGTCGTTATTTATTAAGAAGCGGGAGAAGCTGATTACACACTCGGCTACCCGTGATATTGCCCGCAGGTATCCCATTGAGCATAACCAGGGTTTGCACGAGGTTATCACCCGCCATTTCCTCAAGCAGCTCGCAAGTGCGCTCAAGTTTTTGAGGGAAGGAAATTTTGTTCACCGAGATGTCAAACCACAgaacctgctgctgctgccgtcgcCGCTCTTTCGGGAAACTCACCAATCGGCCAAGCAAATCTTGAGTGCTAGTTACGACTCGCTGATGCCAGCAGCAGGACTTCCGTCGCTGCCTATGCTCAAGCTTGCCGACTTTGGCTTTGCTCGCGTGTTGCCCTCGACGTCACTCGCTGAGACGCTGTGTGGGTCACCGCTCTACATGGCCCCTGAGATTCTCCGGTATGAACGGTACGATGCCAAAGCGGATCTGTGGTCGGTGGGCACCGTTCTGTACGAGATGGCGACAGGGAGACCTCCCTTTAGGGCCGGGAATCATGTGGAGCTGCTTAGGAAGATAGAAGCTGCTGAGGACCAGGTCAAGTTTCCTCGCGAGAGCGTGGTCAGTCCGGAGTTGAAGAGCCTCGTCCGAGCTCTCCTGAAGCGGAATCCCGTGGAACGGATCAGCTTCGCCGACTTTTTCAACCACACCGTCATCACAGGGCCCATCCCCAATCTCCACGAGGATGACCTCCCGAAGCCAGAACCACAGCAGGTGAAGGAGACAGTGCGGCCCGAAGGGTCACTGTCTCTATCACGTCGGGATTCCCAGCGTGGCAAAGCGGCCACAGGCGTTCTGTCCTCCCCCAGGCCTcggccatcatcgccactgGCGACACCAATCGAGAAACCGAACCCACTGGAGCAAGTGCCAGGTCCTCGTGCTGGCTTGAGCTACTCGCCTGCTGGAGATGGGTTGGGAATTACCCGCCGGCCAGCTGTTCAGCCATCTACTTCAGCGCCAGCCCGCCCCGTCATGTACGTGGACCGCTCTCGAGCAAACTCGACCGCCTCGCAGAGACCACCACGAGAATCCATCGTGCCGGATCCTTCACAAACCCTTGCATCGCAACCTCGACCAAAGAGCAGGCCGACCAAGCCCCtgacagaggaggagaaggctgctcAGGATGTTGCTTTGGAGCGTGACTACATCTTCATCGACAAGAAGGGCGTGGAGGTCAATGCACTGGCTGACCAAATCTCCATGTACCCGCAATCGGTCCCCAAGTCGGGTCAGATTGTGCGGCGCGCTACCCAGCAAGGGcacccaacatcaacgactGGTGCTGTTTCCGCCCGAAACAACCACCTTCGACAAGGGTCATATGACAAGCCACTCTCTAGCAGCCCCGGCTCGACAACTTCTGCCATCTCCAAGGCAATTCAGGACGCCAGTCTTCGGCTTTTTGGGTTCAACGTGGCGCCTCATCTGCTCAGCAAGGGCCAGTCTCCGCCCCAGATCTACAGCCCTTTCCCGGCATACCCGACGCCCTCTGCACCGGCCGGGCTGATCTCGGATGGGAAGCACACCACGCCGGTGGACGAGGATTCCCGCGTGGCCCAGTGCATTGAGGATTGGGCCACCCGAAGCGATGTGGTCTATGGCTTTGCCGAGGTCAAGTACAAGCAACTTGTTCCATTGGCCCCTTCCATGGATTATGGCCTCGGCGGCGTTCCTGCCGacaagatggaggaagaagatggcctCACCCTCGAGGCAACAGTCTCTCTATCAGAAGAGGCCCTGGTATTGTACGTCAAGGCGCTGTCTCTTCTTGCCAAATCCATGGACATTGCTAGCCTATGGTGGACACGCAAGAGCAGGTcagacaacagcaacagcatccaCTCAGCCGCTCGCGACTCGGTTAACAGCCAGGCGTTGGCACTGAAGATCAATAGGGTGGTCCAGTGGATCCGGTCCCGGTTCAATGAGGTCTTGGAGAAGGCTGAGATTGTGCGGTTAAAACTCATCGAGGCTCAAAAGCAGCTTCCCGAAGATCACCCCAGCCACCCCAGCAATCATCAAACCGAGGTCGGCTCGGTGACGGGTGCCGAAGGTGTCATTCTTTCGCCTGGTATCAGCGCCGAGAAGCTCATGTACGACCGCGCCGTTGAGATGAGTAGAACTGCAGCCATCAACGAGATTGCGAGCGAAGACCTCCCCGGCTGCGAGATATTCTATTCGACTGCGATTCGCATGCTCGAGGCTGTCTTGGATAGCGATGACGACCATCTTCCTAAGCGCAGGATATCAACCTCGTCTAGGGACGAAAAGGCTGAAGCTGCTGTCCGCGAGGACACCTCCGAGATGAGCAGCGAGGACAAGCAGTCTATTCAGAAGA TGATCCAGATGGTTAAAGCACGTCTCGCAAACCTCCAGAAGAAGATGCTTGCCATCTCTcgagctcaacaacagcagcaacaggacATAATTTCTGTCAGACGTCGTAGCGGCGAGCTGGCACCACGCAGTGTCCCGGTCTGA
- a CDS encoding hypothetical protein (COG:U; EggNog:ENOG503NWX3): MAAPTDKTYFPPLEDCLKGRAPLLSWRLVASALEDSNSDRLTSTAVSDFLRDGFVHQLLKEPTKPFSPPTNQSKLDFQTRTGAINVVPSPKDPYDLKQIKEDATWLSKNANVNEVAALRIVVVEYQSRAHSHLTGPFSTQDAANIREAAGVSDAQASSFLSSLNVVAVVDAEANWAEFESETKRRQRLITTFLTERRSFFASADAFTTFLLHSRPGNRTPAADELRQDIMKTAFNWDDRDFQVADPSLLKAIAPTYFAVLPELVEEVEKGPRELEKTVLTSQIELDWSRTSITEVIHAMSVAFQIMDLEGPQFHSPELVAQWFTLMDNYRFLEPIMPILEQHDMLAELVLPVRSLMTVISLKFLNIDRALLYLSPPDDVDRSEVLVDGEEPYLNSAELLKQIHDILQAATSVGVPMAVPLAFAWSLIIHQMHVGYQDRAERRDLINNQRARGTFESEAIAPPTPPEGRQRRNSGGSLISIEQSPYDAFLEVANLERDMQVAETMAMVATSRGHVYNIISEMISCLGYGETAAFRPMIGARSRVVFEDLLKRTFHVVGYQTEPVACLLYLLSGSKSYWDISSDVPNSAALDIYTQMLTDPLLRTQYTEQSHNRYPYEFIPFTEICRSLLAALVSDKQSSEQIVGWLYRTPSLTIEWNPVWDRSYHLVNEDENTNSFCVDEDIDLFSARSFRKVAPQEKFTIPSGTYGRFVTDVGRVAKLEFEHSALALLGKRLEVYLSDGAWDSGLGQLTTDDLAEAISLLAVVLRTEVLRSTGRSPKPNTESAIKVLQETSSSLPRNNDIIKVVCGILNGLIEEDPTQLDAGKFKVMTASLQFLHALLPVVPGRVWSYMSNCGLISSEGRSGRLSRITGNLDMYAERVDFLQSAVKLFSSLVENAMSSAAQRKTAASPNARVRIDENPWAGMSEKILSQVCLAIAQTAVDIFENSATWRFESEVGESIVITEVVNIMTSLLFYTYSMGSPESPKNLTSCLLEASRYIIEGFLAPASSSLRFQPLLTSLLAAFKITDSTLYPYRSRIVSERLTGVVSFATIILRVASYLDHPTAAIQTQLFKCAALVARLPAIKHSFKMPVIALLSALVENAGKGSGEPPSLLGYLGPQVSHSFIQIASQLDKPFDRIPEVVRTWNFFSIILRNRQQWMANCLLTGKTPRQALKGDAKMAEISPDSVLSTALEKLRSIATQPSQEALAILDFFTSAQNYWAWTIFAMQKDKSFLGSLRSYVKNLKAPELVFKNDPAEAGYQARIAAYIAETFAMQLYHLRQMRQAQDFATKIVEDLDYFLRHGVQVADYNVSLHSNFAKNFSQRYPGLELDDFKRTVLVPKNLGAQYYYGMDFAEKMLGYDAGWAGAGSKKNGFRTEMEKANLNLSLVEAEVALFHAWEYLILELSSCLLPKSGIISRQMIQVAEQCLEANQRPSAPDHIFVRLAESRANLTLTLLKRLADCSQLPKDFTQLLTLVATTINVVDNPFATENITYFRTLLRILFVTLRGTKLSSNAPAPAKAGPETSVAATQLVITILDRVVAQSFRALAGLVHEPGSPTEPDDMALVTGILQACLAVPGLDQCQGQIITIMSNHNIFQVATSLFSWSDKLVGRNGDPVYGEISLLFLLELSSLPQIAEQLAVNGILGHITSANIAGFLRRKNITPFTESVNKMRCYSIWSRALLPMLINILGALGPTIAPEVAFVLNQFPNLLESSIERLAAPGMDRTTPTMSFGSEDSTRTHPFYITLATMNEIHSLSLLAKVLGALRENNTRDIPEVTGWDSGKVLEHVEFWLQSRKVLRERLLPLTEREREWWGMKTREGAGGGDCQTVLEEKVVGVLEGVRDVLMAGEEGEE; this comes from the exons ATGGCTGCCCCAACTGACAAAACATacttcccccccctcgagGACTGCTTGAAGGGCAGGGCTCCTCTTCT CTCATGGAGACTTGTCGCATCCGCCCTCGAAGATTCGAATAGCGACCGACTGACCAGCACTGCCGTATCGGATTTTCTTCGAGATGGCTTCGTCCATCAGCTATTAAAAGAGCCCACCAAGCCATTTAGTCCCCCAACAAACCAGTCCAAGCTCGATTTCCAAACCAGGACGGGCGCCATTAATGTTGTACCATCACCAAAGGACCCCTACGACCTGAAGCAGATCAAGGAGGACGCAACATGGCTAAGCAAGAATGCGAATGTCAACGAGGTGGCTGCGCTGCgcattgtggtggtggaataTCAGTCGCGCGCCCACAGCCATCTTACCGGACCCTTCTCAACACAGGATGCCGCCAACATTCGGGAAGCTGCCGGTGTCAGCGATGCCCAGGCCTCGAGCTTCCTTTCTAGTCTCAACgtggtggcagtggtggatgCCGAAGCAAACTGGGCCGAGTTCGAAAGCGAGACGAAACGTCGCCAGCGCCTTATCACGACGTTTCTAACCGAAAGACGGTCTTTCTTCGCCTCGGCTGATGCCTTTACAACCTTTTTGCTACATTCGCGACCCGGTAATAGAACGCCAGCGGCAGACGAGTTACGGCAGGACATTATGAAGACTGCCTTCAACTGGGATGACCGCGACTTCCAAGTTGCCGACCCATCGCTCCTCAAAGCCATAGCACCCACCTATTTTGCAGTTCTTCCCGAGTTggtcgaggaggtggaaaagggtCCACGGGAGCTCGAGAAGACGGTCTTGACCTCCCAGATCGAGTTGGATTGGAGTCGGACATCCATCACCGAAGTTATCCACGCCATGTCGGTGGCATTTCAGATCATGGATCTTGAAGGCCCACAATTCCATTCTCCGGAACTTGTTGCGCAATGGTTTACCCTCATGGATAACTACCGATTCCTGGAGCCCATCATGCCGATTCTTGAACAACATGATATGCTTGCCGAGCTGGTCCTCCCTGTTCGGAGCTTAATGACTGTCATTTCACTCAAGTTTCTCAATATCGACCGTGCGCTTTTGTACCTGTCGCCCCCAGATGATGTCGATCGGAGTGAGGTGCtggtggatggtgaagagCCCTACCTCAACTCGGCCGAGCTTCTAAAACAAATCCATGACATCCTCCAAGCGGCTACCAGCGTTGGTGTACCAATGGCTGTTCCGCTTGCCTTTGCGTGGTCCTTGATCATTCACCAGATGCACGTCGGCTACCAGGATAGAGCCGAGCGGAGGGATTTGATCAACAACCAAAGGGCCAGAGGCACGTTCGAATCAGAGGCCATCGCACCTCCTACACCGCCAGAAGGGCGACAGCGACGAAATTCCGGCGGAAGTTTGATCTCGATCGAGCAATCGCCCTACGACGCCTTTCTGGAAGTTGCAAACCTGGAGCGAGACATGCAAGTGGCCGAAACAATGGCCATGGTGGCTACCTCGAGGGGCCATGTCTACAATATCATCAGCGAGATGATTAGCTGTCTGGGCTATGGCGAGACGGCTGCTTTTCGACCGATGATTGGTGCTCGTTCACGCGTGGTGTTTGAAGACCTCTTGAAGCGGACTTTCCACGTTGTGGGCTACCAGACTGAGCCTGTTGCATGTCTGCTGTATCTGTTGTCTGGCAGCAAATCATACTGGGACATCTCTTCAGATGTCCCCAACTCGGCCGCGCTAGACATATACACTCAGATGCTCACAGACCCGCTCTTGAGAACACAGTACACCGAACAGTCGCACAATAGATACCCATACGAATTCATTCCCTTCACCGAGATATGTCGATCGTTGTTGGCAGCTCTGGTGTCCGACAAGCAGAGCTCGGAGCAGATAGTCGGATGGCTTTACAGAACACCAAGTCTGACCATCGAGTGGAATCCCGTGTGGGATCGATCATATCATCTGGTGAATGAAGATGAAAATACGAATTCATTCTGCGTGGATGAGGACATCGACCTGTTTAGCGCACGATCCTTCAGGAAAGTCGCGCCTCAAGAAAAATTCACCATTCCGAGCGGAACATACGGCCGGTTCGTCACCGATGTTGGCAGAGTAGCCAAGCTCGAGTTTGAACACTCGGCTCTGGCGCTGCTTGGGAAACGCCTCGAGGTATACCTGTCGGACGGGGCGTGGGACAGCGGGTTAGGGCAACTTACCACGGACGACCTTGCGGAAGCGATATCCCTCCTGGCTGTCGTGTTGCGGACAGAAGTTCTCAGGAGCACGGGTAGATCACCCAAACCAAACACAGAAAgcgccatcaaggttcttcaagaaaccagcagcagcctcccgCGTaacaacgacatcatcaaagTCGTGTGTGGGATCCTGAATGGCTTGATTGAAGAGGATCCTACTCAGCTGGATGCCGGCAAGTTCAAGGTGATGACGGCCtccctccagttcctccaTGCGTTGCTACCAGTGGTCCCCGGCCGGGTTTGGTCATACATGTCCAACTGTGGTCTCATCAGCAGCGAGGGGCGGTCCGGTCGACTCTCCAGAATCACCGGCAACCTGGACATGTACGCCGAGCGGGTAGACTTCCTGCAGTCCGCTGTGAAGCTGTTCTCCAGCTTGGTGGAAAACGCAATGTCGAGTGCTGCGCAGCGGAAGACGGCGGCAAGCCCCAATGCCCGCGTCAGAATTGACGAGAACCCATGGGCCGGCATGTCGGAGAAGATTCTGTCTCAAGTGTGCCTTGCGATAGCCCAGACCGCTGTAGACATCTTTGAAAACTCAGCGACATGGAGATTCGAGTCAGAGGTGGGCGAAAGCATTGTGATCACAGAGGTGGTGAACATCATGACCAGCCTGCTCTTCTACACATATAGCATGGGTTCGCCGGAATCGCCCAAGAACTTGACAAGCTGCCTGTTGGAGGCTTCTCGGTACATCATTGAAGGCTTTTTGGCTCCCGCGTCCAGCTCGCTTCGATTCCAACCACTGTTGACCTCGCTCCTGGCCGCCTTCAAAATCACCGACTCGACACTCTACCCTTATCGATCCCGTATTGTATCGGAAAGACTCACGGGGGTGGTCTCGTTTGCCACCATTATCCTGAGAGTTGCTAGCTACCTGGACCACCCCACGGCCGCCATCCAAACACAGCTATTCAAGTGCGCCGCCCTTGTTGCTAGACTTCCAGCCATCAAGCACTCCTTCAAGATGCCTGTCATAGCACTGCTGAGCGCACTGGTCGAAAATGCCGGCAAGGGTTCCGGTGAACCGCCATCATTGCTTGGCTACCTTGGCCCGCAAGTGTCTCACTCGTTCATTCAGATTGCCTCCCAGTTGGACAAGCCCTTTGACAGGATAcccgaggtggtgaggacCTGGAACTTCTTTTCCATCATCCTACGCAACCGGCAACAGTGGATGGCGAACTGTCTTCTCACCGGCAAGACCCCTCGCCAGGCTCTCAAGGGTGACGCAAAGATGGCAGAGATCTCACCAGACTCGGTACTGTCCACAGCGTTGGAGAAGCTTCGGTCTATTGCCACGCAGCCTAGCCAGGAAGCCCTCGCCATTCTGGACTTTTTCACGTCGGCACAGAACTACTGGGCTTGGACCATCTTTGCCATGCAAAAGGATAAGTCCTTTTTGGGTAGCCTGCGGTCCTATGTCAAGAACCTCAAAGCTCCCGAGCTCGTCTTTAAGAACGACCCGGCCGAGGCGGGTTACCAAGCCAGGATAGCAGCTTACATTGCCGAGACCTTTGCAATGCAGCTTTACCACTTGCGGCAGATGCGGCAGGCGCAGGACTTTGCCACCAAGATTGTGGAAGACCTCGACTATTTCCTTAGGCATGGTGTTCAGGTAGCGGATTATAATGTCTCGCTACACTCTAACTTTGCAAAGAATTTCAGTCAGAGGTATCCAGGTCTTGAGTTGGATGACTTTAAGAGGACCGTCCTGGTACCCAAGAATCTTGGAGCACAGTACTATTATGGCATGGATTTCGCTGAAAAGATGCTCGGATATGATGCGGGTTGGGCGGGAGCCGGGTCTAAGAAGAATGGTTTCCGGAcagagatggagaaggccaaTCTCAACCTGTCGCTTGTGGAAGCCGAGGTG GCCCTCTTCCATGCTTGGGAGTATCTCATTCTCGAACTCAGCAGTTGCTTGTTGCCAAAGAGCGGCATCATTTCGAGGCAAATGATTCAGGTGGCAGAGCAGTGCCTGGAGGCCAACCAAAGACCTTCAGCTCCGGACCACATCTTTGTCCGACTTGCCGAGTCGAGAGCTAACTTGACCCTGACGCTGCTGAAGCGTTTGGCTGATTGCTCACAGCTACCCAAGGACTTTACCCAGCTCCTGACTCTGGTTGCCACAACCATCAATGTGGTCGACAACCCTTTTGCCACAGAAAACATTACCTACTTCCGCACACTCCTGAGGATACTCTTCGTCACGCTCCGCGGAACCAAGCTCTCTTCCAATGCACCCGCTCCCGCAAAGGCGGGCCCCGAGACCTCGGTAGCGGCCACGCAGTTGGTGATCACCATTCTCGACCGTGTAGTGGCTCAGTCTTTCCGTGCATTGGCTGGTCTTGTCCACGAGCCTGGCTCCCCTACTGAGCCTGACGACATGGCTTTGGTGACTGGCATCCTCCAGGCTTGTCTCGCCGTCCCCGGCCTCGACCAATGCCAGGGGcagatcatcaccatcatgtccaACCACAACATCTTCCAAGTCGCCACCTCACTGTTCAGCTGGTCCGACAAGCTCGTCGGTCGCAACGGCGACCCAGTCTACGGCGAGATCTCCTTGCTGTTCCTCCTCGAACTCTCGTCCCTCCCCCAGATCGCCGAACAGCTTGCCGTCAACGGCATCCTGGGTCACATCACCTCGGCCAACATTGCCGGCTTCCTCCGCAGGAAGAACATCACCCCCTTTACGGAATCAGTCAACAAGATGCGTTGCTACTCGATCTGGTCTCGTGCCCTTCTGCCAATGCTAATCAACATCCTCGGCGCCTTGGGTCCTACCATCGCGCCCGAGGTAGCCTTTGTGTTGAACCAGTTCCCGAACTTGCTTGAATCCTCTATCGAGAGGCTCGCAGCCCCTGGAATGGACAGAACAACCCCCACCATGTCCTTTGGCTCAGAAGACAGCACCAGAACCCACCCTTTTTACATTACCCTGGCGACGATGAACGAGATTCACTCTTTGAGTCTGCTGGCGAAGGTGTTGGgggcgttgagggagaaCAACACGAGGGATATACCCGAGGTGACGGGGTGGGACTCGGGAAAGGTGCTGGAGCATGTCGAGTTTTGGCTGCAGAGTAGAAAGGtgctgagggagaggttgctgccgctgacggagagggagagggagtggtgggggatgaAGACCAGGGAGGGcgcaggggggggggattgTCAGACtgtgctggaggagaaggttgttggggttttggagggggtgagggatgttttgatggctggggaggagggggaggagtaa
- the TRP3_2 gene encoding anthranilate synthase / indole-3-glycerol phosphate synthase (MEROPS:MER0045094; COG:E; BUSCO:EOG09261OLD; EggNog:ENOG503NU49) encodes MPAIIDHSPHHPDPSPLVPTASNLILIDNYDSFTWNVYQYLVLEGAKVTVFRNDQITLEELIAKKPTQLVISPGPGHPGTDSGISRDAIKHFAGKVPIFGVCMGQQCMIDLYGGEVSFAGEILHGKTSPLCHDGKGVYAGLDQDLPVTRYHSLAGTHVTLPKCLQVTSWIANQDGSKGVIMGVRHTEYTIEGVQFHPESILSADGRLMLKNFLYMQGGTWAENERLQKASQESKIVLKKATPAKNNILQKIYAHRKEAVAAQKQIPSQRPSDLQAAYNLNLAPPQISLVDRLRQSPFDVALAAEIKRGSPSKGIFALDIDAPTQARRYALAGASVISVLTEPEWFKGSIEDLRAVRQVLNGMPNRPAVLRKEFIFEEYQILEARLAGADTVLLIVKMLETDLLERLYEYSLSLGMEPLVEVQNAEEMTIAIKLGAKVIGVNNRNLENFEVDLGTTGRLKEMVPKDTFLLALSGINSHQDILDCKRDGINGILVGEAIMRAPDASKFIRKLCAGPEAAAPQSVTNPLLVKICGTRSAEAATEAIKAGADLVGMILVPGTKRCVSDETALAISKAVHDAQATAGEAVKLPKTATDFFSVSAELLRKHRPLLVGVFMNQPLEEVLEKQRLYNLDIVQLHGDEPLEWASLISVPVIRKFKPGQVGVGVRGYHAVSLLDSGAGTGKLLDVESVKAELEKDAELQVLLAGGLEPGNVTESVKALGALGGQVIGVDVSSGVEEDGKQSLEKIRAFVKAAKAIR; translated from the exons ATGCCTGCCATTATCGATCActcaccccaccatcccgaTCCGTCTCCCCTCGTTCCAACGGCGTCCAACCTAatcctcatcgacaactACGACTCCTTTACCTGGAATGTCTATCAGTATCTTGTTCTGGAGGGCGCCAAAGTGACCGTCTTCAGAAACGACCAGATCACTCTTGAAGAGCTCATTGCCAAGAAGCCAACACAACTGGTCATCAGCCCCGGTCCCGGCCATCCAGGTACAGACTCGGGTATCAGTCGTGATGCCATCAAACACTTTGCTGGCAAGGTGCCCATCTTTGGTGTTTGCATGGGGCA GCAATGCATGATTGATCTGTACGGTGGAGAAGTGAGCTTTGCTGGTGAGATTTTGCATGGCAAGACCTCACCCCTTTGTCACGATGGAAAAGGTGTCTATGCTGGCCTGGACCAGGACCTGCCAGTAACACGTTATCACTCCCTCGCCGGCACTCACGTTACTCTTCCAAAATGCCTCCAGGTCACCTCCTGGATCGCCAATCAAGATGGGTCCAAGGGTGTCATCATGGGTGTTCGCCACACAGAGTACACTATCGAGGGTGTGCAATTCCACCCAGAAAGTATCCTGTCTGCCGATGGCCGCCTCATGCTCAAGAACTTTTTGTACATGCAGGGGGGCACTTGGGCTGAGAATGAGCGGTTGCAAAAGGCTTCCCAAGAGTCCAAGATTGTCCTGAAAAAGGCCACTCCAGCCAAGAACAACATCCTTCAAAAGATCTATGCTCATCGTAAGGAGGCCGTGGCCGCCCAGAAGCAGATTCCCTCACAAAGACCATCCGACTTGCAAGCGGCgtacaacctcaacctcgcccctCCTCAGATCTCCCTCGTCGACCGTCTTCGTCAGTCCCCATTCGATGTAGCTTTGGCGGCAGAGATTAAGAGAGGGTCACCATCCAAGGGCATCTTTGCTCTCGATATCGACGCCCCAACCCAGGCCCGCAGATACGCTCTTGCCGGAGCCAGTGTCATTTCCGTTCTCACCGAGCCAGAGTGGTTCAAGGGCAGCATTGAAGACCTCCGCGCTGTGCGCCAAGTACTCAATGGCATGCCCAACCGCCCGGCTGTTCTCCGAAAGGAGTTTATTTTTGAGGAGTACCAGATTTTGGAAGCCCGTCTGGCAGGTGCCGATACTGTGCTTCTCATTGTCAAGATGTTGGAGACCGACCTTCTCGAGCGTCTGTACGAGTACTCGCTCTCACTCGGCATGGAACCATTAGTAGAGGTACAAAACGCCGAAGAGATGACCATTGCCATTAAGCTTGGTGCCAAGGTCATTGGTGTCAACAACCGCAACCTGGAGAATTTCGAGGTCGATCTTGGAACCACGGGGCGCTTGAAGGAAATGGTGCCCAAGGACACATTCTTGCTCGCTCTCAGCGGCATCAACAGCCACCAGGATATTCTCGACTGCAAGAGGGATGGTATCAACGGCATTCTTGTTGGCGAGGCCATAATGCGCGCTCCCGACGCGTCCAAGTTTATCAGGAAGCTTTGTGCTGGTCCTGAGGCGGCTGCTCCTCAGAGTGTTACCAACCCTCTGCTTGTCAAAATCTGCGGCACCCGCTCtgccgaggcggccacggAAGCTATCAAGGCTGGTGCTGACCTTGTGGGCATGATTCTTGTGCCTGGCACGAAACGGTGTGTTTCTGATGAAACGGCCCTGGCCATCTCGAAGGCTGTTCATGATGCGCAGGCCACTGCTGGTGAGGCGGTTAAACTCCCCAAGACAGCCACGGACTTCTTTTCTGTTTCGGCTGAGCTCCTGAGGAAACACCgccctcttcttgttggtgtgTTTATGAACCAGCCCCTGGAGGAAGTGCTCGAGAAGCAGAGGCTGTACAACCTTGATATCGTCCAGCTTCACGGTGACGAGCCACTTGAGTGGGCGTCCCTTATCTCGGTACCAGTCATCCGGAAGTTCAAGCCTGGGCAGGTTGGCGTTGGAGTGAGGGGGTACCACGCTGTTTCACTCCTAGATTCTGGCGCTGGCACAGGCAAGTTGCTTGATGTTGAGAGTGTCAAGGccgagttggagaaggatgcTGAGTTGcaggtgttgttggctggtggTCTGGAGCCAGGGAACGTGACCGAGTCTGTGAAGGCCTTGGGTGCGTTGGGCGGGCAGGTtattggtgttgatgttagCAGTGGGGtagaggaggatgggaagcAGAGCTTGGAAAAGATTAGGGCTTTTGTCAAGGCTGCGAAGGCTATTCGGTAG